A single Phragmites australis chromosome 4, lpPhrAust1.1, whole genome shotgun sequence DNA region contains:
- the LOC133914267 gene encoding uncharacterized protein LOC133914267 yields MNIEKKSLQYAKQANKGRKKVTFQPGDLVWLHLRKERFPQKRKNKLSLRGDGPFKVLERINDNAYKIELPSNYTDVSATFNVKDLLPFFGGAESRTTPFQEGEANEDMSSKDPISKSDTSANDIVGPITRSRSKKLEKEMQAQVNANLYSSNSDISGNMLLSYSSFMILRNDGLPKGI; encoded by the coding sequence ATGAACATTGAGAAGAAGTCACTTCAGTATGCAAAACAGGCCAACAAGGGCAGGAAAAAGGTTACATTTCAACcaggtgatcttgtgtggttacatctTCGTAAGGAGCGATTTCCTCAAAAACGCAAGAATAAGTTATCCCTAAGAGGAGATGGGCCTTTCAAAGTACTTGAACgaataaatgataatgcttacAAGATCGAGTTACCATCAAATTACACTGATGTCAGTGCAACGTTCAATGTCAAAGACTTACTTCCATTTTTTGGAGGAgctgagtcgaggacgactccttttcaagagggggaggctaATGAGGACATGTCCAGTAAGGATCCAATATCCAAATCTGATACAAGTGCTAATGACATTGTAGGACCAATCACTAGAAGCAGGTCtaagaaactagagaaggaaATGCAAGCCCAGGTGAATGCTAACCTTTATTCATCTAATTCTGATATCTCAGGAAATATGCTACtttcatattcttcttttatGATTCTCAGAAATGACGGTTTACCCAAAGGCATTTAG